From a single Ciconia boyciana chromosome 6, ASM3463844v1, whole genome shotgun sequence genomic region:
- the RPLP2 gene encoding large ribosomal subunit protein P2: MRYVAAYLLAVLGGNESPTSKDLKKILDSVGIETDDERMNKVISELNGKNIEDVIAQGNGKLASMPAGGAVVVSAGGGSAAPAAAAAPAAAEEKKEEKKEESEESDDDMGFGLFD, encoded by the exons ATGCGTTACGTTGCAGCATACCTTCTAGCGGTCCTCGGTGGCAACGAGTCACCCACGTCAAAGGACTTGAAAAAGATCCTCGACAGTGTTGGCATTGAGACAGACGATGAACGCATGAACAAG GTTATTAGTGAACTGAATGGAAAAAACATTGAGGATGTCATTGCTCAGG GTAATGGAAAACTTGCCAGCATGCCGGCTGGGGGAGCTGTGGTAGTCTCTGCTGGAGggggctctgctgctcctgctgcagctgctgcccctgctgctg ctgaggagaagaaagaagagaagaaagaggaatctGAAGAATCTGACGATGACATGGGATTCGGCCTGTTTGATTAA
- the PIDD1 gene encoding p53-induced death domain-containing protein 1 isoform X1: protein MAELLGLGDECREGASGAPVLAGSCLADNRLNLDVYPDGCRWFLQLFERRQGEVVQVEFLRLSSNDHLLGTTLGILPNLKHLKSLVLKGGHARDEFGSCQHGSLTSLPRDLGNLRCLTHLDLSFNSLYTLPSCILHLPSLRVLLVSHNSLVALPEDFGSLSKLTFFSAMKNQLKDLPPSIGELAVLQDLDLSENALEVLPEEVGNLHNCTELDLSGNRLSSIPDSFANLKSLRRLHLHSNLLVTVPALLASLPNLSRLDLQNNCLRAVPPEIQTSPFVCLRGNPLGETEPSPQADESSAGGLRRLFLASGEDSFSVTSEGCKVVLACGIHFYFPPGAASDPLQIYFRTLAPDPRWVKLRHHDILLSRVLELQPHGVKFQQEVQIWMPYASPQTLHEREVVVRTFSGQSWSDLRTRVEQKRKSKKHVARCSVLHFSWFLVVSRLVQNECKVPTEGTLLFSSVDPNIKVTFPPGVTEETRSVKLQVLPVSAEEIEEITADAGCRASPLLYLSQDSLVDFLRPVRIQLPLPPGVTGLNLDRSRLHLLHGNLEGQTWDDITGQVVLEFTHLYAVFEVTHFSWYWLWYTTKTYIGGIAKKVYERLRMYQVNFIALQRKKDPEQVLLQCIPKHKVDPVLKKLQDRYRGPEPSDMVEMFEGEQFFAAFERGISIDMDRPDCVDGRLSFIFYSHLKNMKEIYVTSPVDRKGQAVKGQVSFYRGAVPESIPEDASRRRKGPDSLWLATLPIKLPRLKPRWGENPGPLNGCFFPPLNLGNAETGYLTQANLLSIARRVGADWQTIGLNLGLTYQQIERIGYNNREDLDKQILDMLFSWAQQNSEDPDCVSKLITAMKESGRQDIADEVDTIIELGRQKYRESIRRVGLEQESSTEDSAIAMM, encoded by the exons atggcagagctgctggggctcGGGGACGAGTGCAGGGAGGGGGCTTCAGGGGCTCCTGTGCTCGCCGGCTCCTGCCTTGCAGACAACAGGCTGAACCTGGATGTTTATCCTGACGGCTGCCGCTGGTTCCTCCAGCTGTTTGAGAGACGACAGGGAGAGGTGGTCCAGGTGGAGTTCCTCCGGCTCAGCAGCAACGATCACCTCCTTGGCACCACGCTGGGCATCCTTCCTAATCTGAAGCACCTGAAATCCCTGGTGCTCAAAG GTGGCCATGCCAGGGATGAGTTTGGTTCTTGTCAGCATGGCTCCCTGACAAGCTTGCCCCGAGACCTTGGGAACCTGAGGTGTCTCACCCACCTGGATCTCAGCTTCAACAGCCTCTACACCTTGCCCAGCTGCAtcctccacctccccagcctCCGCGTGCTCCTGGTGAGCCACAACAGCCTGGTGGCACTCCCTGAGGACTTCGGCTCTCTGAGCAAGCTGACTTTCTTCTCTGCTATGAAAAATCAGCTGAAGGACTTACCTCCAAGCATTGgggagctggcagtgctgcaggacCTGGATCTCTCGGAAAATGCTTTGGAAGTCCTCCCCGAAGAAGTTGGGAATCTGCACAACTGCACAGAGCTGGATCTCTCTGGGAATCGCTTATCGAGCATCCCAGACTCCTTCG CCAATTTGAAGTCTCTGCGGCGGCTGCATCTCCACAGCAATCTCCTGGTGACAGTCCCTGCCTTGCTTGCCAGCCTGCCCAACTTGTCCAGACTTGATCTGCAGAACAATTGCCTCCGTGCTGTCCCCCCCGAGATCCAGACCTCACCATTCGTGTGCCTCCGAGGCAATCCCTTAGGAGAAACTGAGCCATCCCCGCAGGCTG ATGAATCCAGTGCCGGAGGGCTACGAAGACTCTTCCTTGCATCAGGAGAGGACAG CTTTAGTGTCACCTCTGAAGGCTGCAAAGTGGTCCTGGCCTGTGGCATCCATTTCTACTTTCCACCGGGGGCTGCCTCTGACCCTCTGCAGATCTACTTCCGAACCCTTGCACCAGACCCTCGGTGGGTAAAGCTGAGACACCATGACATCCTGCTAAGTAGAgtcctggagctgcagcctcATGGGGTCAAATTCCAGCAG GAGGTGCAGATCTGGATGCCATATGCCTCCCCTCAAACCCTTCACGAGCGTGAGGTGGTAGTTCGGACCTTcagtgggcagagctggagtGATCTGAGAACAAGAGtggagcagaagagaaaatcaaAG AAGCATGTGGCTCGCTGTAGCGTCCTTCACTTCTCTTGGTTCCTTGTTGTGTCTCGACTTGtgcaaaatgaatgcaaagTGCCAACAGAGGGGACATTGCTCTTTTCCAGTGTGGATCCAAACATCAAAGTGACCTTTCCTCCTGGAGTCACTGAAGAGACTCGCAGTGTCAAGCTGCAG GTGTTGCCGGTCTCTGCAGAAGAGATAGAGGAAATCACGGCTGATGCAGGATGCAGAGCCAGTCCCCTGCTCTACCTCTCTCAGGACTCCCTGGTGGATTTTCTCAGGCCAGTGAGAATTCAGCTGCCCCTCCCGCCCGGGGTCACAG GGCTAAATTTGGATCGGTCAAGGCTGCATCTTCTCCATGGCAACCTGGAGGGCCAAACCTGGGATGACATTACCGGTCAGGTGGTGCTGGAATTCACTCATCTTTATGCAGTGTTTGAAGTCACCCACTTCTCCTG gtaCTGGCTGTGGTACACCACCAAGACCTACATTGGAGGCATTGCCAAGAAAGTCTATGAGCGGCTGCGTATGTACCAGGTGAACTTCAttgctctgcagaggaagaaggaccCTGAGCAAGTCCTGCTACAGTGCATCCCCAAGCACAAG GTTGACCCAGTGCTGAAGAAGCTGCAGGACCGCTATCGAGGACCTGAGCCGTCTGACATGGTGGAGATGTTTGAGGGAGAGCaattttttgcagcttttgagCGAGGCATCAGCATTGATATGG ATCGCCCCGACTGTGTGGATGGACGTCTCTCGTTTATTTTTTACTCCCACTTGAAGAACATGAAGGAAATCTATGTGACTTCCCCTGTAGACAGGAAAGGCCAAGCTGTAAAAGGCCAG gTCTCTTTCTACCGAGGGGCAGTTCCCGAGAGCATCCCTGAAGATgccagcaggaggaggaaaggaccAGACTCCCTCTGGCTTGCTACTCTGCCCATCAAACTGCCT CGATTGAAACCCCGCTGGGGTGAGAACCCCGGTCCCCTGAATGgctgcttcttccctcccttgAACCTGGGCAATGCCGAGACTGGCTACCTGACACAGGCAAACCTGCTGAGCATTGCCAGGCGTGTGGGAGCTGACTGGCAGACCATCGGCCTGAACCTGGGCTTGACCTATCAGCAGATTGAGCGCATAGGATACAATAACAG AGAGGACCTTGATAAGCAGATCCTGGACATGCTTTTCTCATGGGCTCAGCAAAACTCGGAGGATCCTGACTGCGTGAGCAAGTTGATTACAGCCATGAAAGAGAGTGGCCGCCAGGACATTGCTGATGAGGTTGACACCATCATTGAGCTGGGACGGCAGAAATACAGGGAGTCTATCCGCCGGGTGGGCttggagcaggagagcagcactgAGGACTCTGCAATAGCTATGATGTAG
- the PIDD1 gene encoding p53-induced death domain-containing protein 1 isoform X2: MAELLGLGDECREGASGAPVLAGSCLADNRLNLDVYPDGCRWFLQLFERRQGEVVQVEFLRLSSNDHLLGTTLGILPNLKHLKSLVLKGGHARDEFGSCQHGSLTSLPRDLGNLRCLTHLDLSFNSLYTLPSCILHLPSLRVLLVSHNSLVALPEDFGSLSKLTFFSAMKNQLKDLPPSIGELAVLQDLDLSENALEVLPEEVGNLHNCTELDLSGNRLSSIPDSFANLKSLRRLHLHSNLLVTVPALLASLPNLSRLDLQNNCLRAVPPEIQTSPFVCLRGNPLGETEPSPQADESSAGGLRRLFLASGEDSFSVTSEGCKVVLACGIHFYFPPGAASDPLQIYFRTLAPDPRWVKLRHHDILLSRVLELQPHGVKFQQEVQIWMPYASPQTLHEREVVVRTFSGQSWSDLRTRVEQKRKSKHVARCSVLHFSWFLVVSRLVQNECKVPTEGTLLFSSVDPNIKVTFPPGVTEETRSVKLQVLPVSAEEIEEITADAGCRASPLLYLSQDSLVDFLRPVRIQLPLPPGVTGLNLDRSRLHLLHGNLEGQTWDDITGQVVLEFTHLYAVFEVTHFSWYWLWYTTKTYIGGIAKKVYERLRMYQVNFIALQRKKDPEQVLLQCIPKHKVDPVLKKLQDRYRGPEPSDMVEMFEGEQFFAAFERGISIDMDRPDCVDGRLSFIFYSHLKNMKEIYVTSPVDRKGQAVKGQVSFYRGAVPESIPEDASRRRKGPDSLWLATLPIKLPRLKPRWGENPGPLNGCFFPPLNLGNAETGYLTQANLLSIARRVGADWQTIGLNLGLTYQQIERIGYNNREDLDKQILDMLFSWAQQNSEDPDCVSKLITAMKESGRQDIADEVDTIIELGRQKYRESIRRVGLEQESSTEDSAIAMM; this comes from the exons atggcagagctgctggggctcGGGGACGAGTGCAGGGAGGGGGCTTCAGGGGCTCCTGTGCTCGCCGGCTCCTGCCTTGCAGACAACAGGCTGAACCTGGATGTTTATCCTGACGGCTGCCGCTGGTTCCTCCAGCTGTTTGAGAGACGACAGGGAGAGGTGGTCCAGGTGGAGTTCCTCCGGCTCAGCAGCAACGATCACCTCCTTGGCACCACGCTGGGCATCCTTCCTAATCTGAAGCACCTGAAATCCCTGGTGCTCAAAG GTGGCCATGCCAGGGATGAGTTTGGTTCTTGTCAGCATGGCTCCCTGACAAGCTTGCCCCGAGACCTTGGGAACCTGAGGTGTCTCACCCACCTGGATCTCAGCTTCAACAGCCTCTACACCTTGCCCAGCTGCAtcctccacctccccagcctCCGCGTGCTCCTGGTGAGCCACAACAGCCTGGTGGCACTCCCTGAGGACTTCGGCTCTCTGAGCAAGCTGACTTTCTTCTCTGCTATGAAAAATCAGCTGAAGGACTTACCTCCAAGCATTGgggagctggcagtgctgcaggacCTGGATCTCTCGGAAAATGCTTTGGAAGTCCTCCCCGAAGAAGTTGGGAATCTGCACAACTGCACAGAGCTGGATCTCTCTGGGAATCGCTTATCGAGCATCCCAGACTCCTTCG CCAATTTGAAGTCTCTGCGGCGGCTGCATCTCCACAGCAATCTCCTGGTGACAGTCCCTGCCTTGCTTGCCAGCCTGCCCAACTTGTCCAGACTTGATCTGCAGAACAATTGCCTCCGTGCTGTCCCCCCCGAGATCCAGACCTCACCATTCGTGTGCCTCCGAGGCAATCCCTTAGGAGAAACTGAGCCATCCCCGCAGGCTG ATGAATCCAGTGCCGGAGGGCTACGAAGACTCTTCCTTGCATCAGGAGAGGACAG CTTTAGTGTCACCTCTGAAGGCTGCAAAGTGGTCCTGGCCTGTGGCATCCATTTCTACTTTCCACCGGGGGCTGCCTCTGACCCTCTGCAGATCTACTTCCGAACCCTTGCACCAGACCCTCGGTGGGTAAAGCTGAGACACCATGACATCCTGCTAAGTAGAgtcctggagctgcagcctcATGGGGTCAAATTCCAGCAG GAGGTGCAGATCTGGATGCCATATGCCTCCCCTCAAACCCTTCACGAGCGTGAGGTGGTAGTTCGGACCTTcagtgggcagagctggagtGATCTGAGAACAAGAGtggagcagaagagaaaatcaaAG CATGTGGCTCGCTGTAGCGTCCTTCACTTCTCTTGGTTCCTTGTTGTGTCTCGACTTGtgcaaaatgaatgcaaagTGCCAACAGAGGGGACATTGCTCTTTTCCAGTGTGGATCCAAACATCAAAGTGACCTTTCCTCCTGGAGTCACTGAAGAGACTCGCAGTGTCAAGCTGCAG GTGTTGCCGGTCTCTGCAGAAGAGATAGAGGAAATCACGGCTGATGCAGGATGCAGAGCCAGTCCCCTGCTCTACCTCTCTCAGGACTCCCTGGTGGATTTTCTCAGGCCAGTGAGAATTCAGCTGCCCCTCCCGCCCGGGGTCACAG GGCTAAATTTGGATCGGTCAAGGCTGCATCTTCTCCATGGCAACCTGGAGGGCCAAACCTGGGATGACATTACCGGTCAGGTGGTGCTGGAATTCACTCATCTTTATGCAGTGTTTGAAGTCACCCACTTCTCCTG gtaCTGGCTGTGGTACACCACCAAGACCTACATTGGAGGCATTGCCAAGAAAGTCTATGAGCGGCTGCGTATGTACCAGGTGAACTTCAttgctctgcagaggaagaaggaccCTGAGCAAGTCCTGCTACAGTGCATCCCCAAGCACAAG GTTGACCCAGTGCTGAAGAAGCTGCAGGACCGCTATCGAGGACCTGAGCCGTCTGACATGGTGGAGATGTTTGAGGGAGAGCaattttttgcagcttttgagCGAGGCATCAGCATTGATATGG ATCGCCCCGACTGTGTGGATGGACGTCTCTCGTTTATTTTTTACTCCCACTTGAAGAACATGAAGGAAATCTATGTGACTTCCCCTGTAGACAGGAAAGGCCAAGCTGTAAAAGGCCAG gTCTCTTTCTACCGAGGGGCAGTTCCCGAGAGCATCCCTGAAGATgccagcaggaggaggaaaggaccAGACTCCCTCTGGCTTGCTACTCTGCCCATCAAACTGCCT CGATTGAAACCCCGCTGGGGTGAGAACCCCGGTCCCCTGAATGgctgcttcttccctcccttgAACCTGGGCAATGCCGAGACTGGCTACCTGACACAGGCAAACCTGCTGAGCATTGCCAGGCGTGTGGGAGCTGACTGGCAGACCATCGGCCTGAACCTGGGCTTGACCTATCAGCAGATTGAGCGCATAGGATACAATAACAG AGAGGACCTTGATAAGCAGATCCTGGACATGCTTTTCTCATGGGCTCAGCAAAACTCGGAGGATCCTGACTGCGTGAGCAAGTTGATTACAGCCATGAAAGAGAGTGGCCGCCAGGACATTGCTGATGAGGTTGACACCATCATTGAGCTGGGACGGCAGAAATACAGGGAGTCTATCCGCCGGGTGGGCttggagcaggagagcagcactgAGGACTCTGCAATAGCTATGATGTAG